Proteins encoded together in one Rhipicephalus sanguineus isolate Rsan-2018 chromosome 9, BIME_Rsan_1.4, whole genome shotgun sequence window:
- the LOC119405833 gene encoding angiomotin-like protein 2, with translation MDPPSHPFQDASSTSPSASRFPSPPTYQPSGSRENATKPDTSPLSTTTDTELRSLIRSIIRDELQAQAMSYPLELRTTSPGSSIRNIIREELVAMRCTEIPRHDPVPPPTYAQVAALAPPQQIPPHAPTMHGSVNALSPRASLPSPNAWRPPRPTPDESESGTEVIRTRDLERDKAALEAELDRLKQDASQHTTRISQLERKLGNLTDAHDGLKQEHDVYKAKATTVINEKDRHIYDLKDKTSWSDKIYTLEAQIFNLNRKVAEDSLEYSRMERLLADDQHRLKDQQQQCANFEEQLLERDTQLAHMRRCHEEELQRQRVLQDSQLDAPRMQAADLRVQLTQAQQDRYREEAECKKNQEQIQGLEEGQKILLAKVSKLVKQLSLSSHSETILKHGLKKSEAEPETMQEELAKLSQMVASAEIENKRLMEELEARHQQVNKQFTEEMTQLQEALERVAGQVDPFEEEPVAHMSKCTSVSDLQRNMSKEHVSAGGICSRSFVGDVTLP, from the exons ATGGACCCGCCTAGTCATCCATTCCAGGACGCATCTTCGACTTCGCCCTCTGCGTCAAGGTTCCCGAGCCCACCCACGTATCAGCCGTCCGGCTCAAGAGAGAACGCTACCAAG CCTGACACATCACCTCTGAGCACAACCACTGACACCGAGCTGCGCAgcttgattcgttccatcatacgagATGAACTCCAAGCACAGGCTATGTCCTACCCTCTTGAGCTCCGTACGACATCTCCGGGCAGCAGCATCCGCAACATCATCCgagaagaacttgttgccatgagGTGTACGGAAATTCCCAGGCACGACCCCGTACCGCCACCAACTTACGCCCAGGTTGCGGCCCTAGCGCCTCCTCAACAGATACCACCCCACGCGCCCACAATGCACGGTTCCGTGAATGCTTTGTCACCACGAGCGTCGCTTCCCTCTCCAAACGCCTGGCGCCCACCTCGACCA ACACCAGACGAATCGGAGTCCGGCACCGAGGTGATCCGCACTCGTGACCTTGAGAGGGACAAGGCTGCCCTTGAAGCTGAGTTAGATCGTCTCAAGCAGGACGCATCGCAGCATACTACCCGCATCAGCCAGCTGGAACGTAAGTTGGGAAACCTGACTGATGCACATGATGGTCTCAAGCAGGAGCACGACGTCTACAAAGCCAAGGCAACCACCGTAATCAACGAAAAAGACCGCCACATTTATGACCTGAAGGACAAG ACATCCTGGAGTGACAAAATCTACACCCTTGAAGCTCAGATCTTCAACCTGAACCGAAAGGTGGCCGAGGACTCGCTGGAGTACAGTCGCATGGAGAGGCTGCTCGCAGATGATCAGCACCGCCTCAAggatcagcagcagcagtgtgcCAATTTCGAGGAGCAATTGCTGGAGCGGGACACTCAACTGGCACACATGCGGCGCTGCCACGAAGAAGAGCTCCAGCGGCAGCGCGTACTCCAGGACTCCCAGCTGGATGCGCCACGGATGCAGGCAGCTGATCTCCGTGTGCAGCTCACCCAGGCCCAGCAGGACCGCTATCGAGAG GAGGCAGAGTGCAAGAAGAACCAGGAGCAGATCCAGGGGCTCGAGGAGGGCCAGAAGATTTTGTTGGCAAAGGTCTCCAAGCTAGTGAAGCAGCTCAGTCTGTCGTCGCACTCTGAGACAATCCTCAAGCACGGTCTGAAGAAGAGTGAGGCTGAACCAGAGACCATGCAGGAAGAGCTTGCAAAGCTGAGCCAGATGGTGGCTTCGGCTGAGATCGAGAACAAGCGGCTGATGGAGGAGCTTGAGGCAAGACACCAGCAAGTGAATAAACaattcacggaagagatgacgcagcTACAGGAAGCCCTGGAGAGGGTGGCAGGACAGGTGGACCCGTTCGAGGAGGAACCTGTCGCCCACATGAGCAAATGCACCAGCGTGTCTGACCTGCAGCGCAACATGAGCAAGGAACACGTGAGCGCCGGAGGCATATGCAGTCGGAGCTTCGTTGGGGACGTCACACTTCCGTAG